Proteins co-encoded in one Longimicrobiaceae bacterium genomic window:
- a CDS encoding O-antigen ligase family protein: protein MIPYRALGLLFILDQLLLPMPHIAGMPFKLTYLFLGVWLVDLAGKKLVREADARRYQEFLRVALYFLGIIAAAVVGELWTGTRIRVPDHGETYRSIAIYLLMLLSFGLGLSAYQFRMRWLLHLLYVSVAANLIVVFFGRYFPGLVLLYYDATTTGADVLDAYRPRGLLGNPNVSMLHVNLVMLFVVIAQMKGYLELGVQRAVITLALPIVTALVLATRTELLVSIILGAALLNSIARQRGNRPAQRLLIGGAALVSAGLLFVAVSFVAANNELILTGLERVTSTRGALLDVADRNSSILRPLLVWEIVYARFMDSPFFGTGFNRAQFWPYNYSPLYYHNDWFRVLVTSGLAGFLLFVLLVRRIWTVAGGIAVLPFFLPALTNTFILAIPASMFYFFMIGVITERRRLGEAPQARPVPAAAPVPQPVS from the coding sequence GTGATCCCGTACCGAGCTCTCGGCCTGCTCTTCATCCTGGACCAGCTGCTGCTCCCCATGCCGCACATCGCGGGGATGCCGTTCAAGCTGACCTACCTCTTCCTCGGAGTCTGGCTGGTCGACCTGGCCGGCAAGAAGCTGGTGCGCGAGGCGGATGCCCGGCGGTACCAGGAGTTCCTGCGGGTGGCGCTGTACTTCCTGGGCATAATCGCGGCCGCGGTGGTCGGGGAGCTGTGGACCGGTACCCGCATCCGCGTCCCCGACCACGGCGAGACGTACCGGAGCATCGCGATCTACCTGCTGATGCTCCTCTCCTTCGGGCTGGGGCTCTCGGCGTACCAGTTCAGGATGCGGTGGCTGCTCCACCTCCTGTACGTGAGCGTGGCGGCGAACCTGATCGTGGTCTTCTTCGGGAGGTACTTCCCGGGGCTGGTGCTGCTGTACTACGACGCGACCACCACCGGGGCGGACGTCTTGGACGCGTACCGGCCGCGGGGGCTCCTGGGGAACCCGAACGTGTCGATGCTGCACGTCAACCTGGTGATGCTCTTCGTCGTGATCGCCCAGATGAAGGGATACCTGGAGCTCGGCGTGCAGCGCGCGGTGATCACCCTCGCGCTGCCCATCGTCACCGCGCTGGTCCTCGCGACCCGCACGGAGCTGCTGGTGTCCATCATCCTGGGCGCGGCGCTGCTCAACTCCATCGCCCGGCAGCGGGGGAACCGCCCTGCGCAGCGCCTCCTGATCGGTGGGGCGGCCCTGGTCTCGGCGGGGCTGCTCTTCGTGGCCGTTTCGTTCGTCGCCGCCAACAACGAGCTGATCCTGACCGGGCTGGAGCGGGTGACGAGCACGCGCGGAGCGCTCCTGGACGTGGCGGACCGGAACAGCTCCATCCTGCGGCCGCTGCTGGTGTGGGAGATCGTGTACGCGCGCTTCATGGACTCGCCCTTCTTCGGGACGGGGTTCAACCGGGCGCAGTTCTGGCCGTACAACTACTCGCCGCTGTACTACCACAACGACTGGTTCCGCGTGCTGGTGACCTCCGGGCTCGCCGGGTTCCTCCTCTTCGTGCTCCTGGTGCGGAGGATCTGGACCGTGGCCGGAGGGATCGCCGTGCTCCCGTTCTTCCTCCCGGCGCTCACCAACACCTTCATCCTCGCGATCCCGGCGAGCATGTTCTACTTCTTCATGATCGGGGTGATCACCGAGCGG
- a CDS encoding heparinase II/III family protein, protein MAPETRDRPAPATASPGSGLPALVLRARALPRRALVPRALRYVRRRIVTAVERRRDLGARTYLAADPAASGPLLTYFAAPDAEALLPHGEQLAALAAHYLDHRFDLLGSGWVQVRRGTVCRGVAGHRYGPGPAVAPDAEGRWLAGLLPAGNLREGQRIWSLVDPGYEPIDWQLDFRSGYRWSERTWSADVPYGHLPGVDVKVPWELARMQHLPQLALAFALAGEGGAARHGFRPPEEYAREFRNQVLDFAATNPPRFGVHWRSSMDVGIRAANLLAARDLFIAAGARFDDAFEAVFRRSLLEHGRHVVRHFGWSDQPRANHYLSHVVGLLWVAAYLPRTPETDAWLAFAAQELVVEVERQFHPDGSNFEGSTGYHRLVGEMVVYSTTLVLGLPAEKRRALAEYDHRLVRTRPRVRPAPLPLHATDGGDPTPFPAAYLERLERMAEFTLHVTKAGGRVAQVGDNDSGRFFRLLPAHARMTVREARERYAHLEGYAELPDEAAYWDEQPLDHRHFVSAANGLLGRTDLAAFAGPGVEQRVVAGLARGARIPSSGSGRTRAESVRVPEHDAPLPAGAPLRHETRLRFDGPDLRTGLRLLAYPDFGLYLFRSDRLFLAVRCGSIGQEGNGGHAHNDQLSVELAVDGRDVLADPGSFLYTALPELRNRYRSDRAHHAFRSRSRESAGLGAGLFTLGGDPRARCLRFDEAGFVGMHTGFGFPVVRRVEVHADSVRVEDRVYAAPGTDVLPFYLWTGEGDVPFSPGYGKVLREP, encoded by the coding sequence GTGGCGCCTGAGACCCGCGACCGACCGGCCCCGGCGACCGCCTCGCCCGGCTCCGGTCTGCCGGCCCTCGTCCTCCGGGCGCGGGCGCTGCCCCGCCGCGCGCTGGTGCCGCGGGCGCTGCGCTACGTGCGGCGGCGCATCGTCACGGCGGTGGAGCGCCGGCGCGACCTGGGCGCTCGCACCTACCTCGCCGCCGACCCGGCGGCGAGCGGTCCCCTGCTGACGTACTTCGCGGCGCCGGACGCAGAGGCGCTTCTCCCGCACGGGGAGCAGCTCGCCGCACTGGCCGCCCACTACCTGGACCACCGCTTCGACCTGCTCGGGTCGGGGTGGGTGCAGGTGCGGCGCGGAACGGTGTGCCGGGGAGTTGCGGGGCATCGCTACGGTCCCGGGCCGGCCGTGGCGCCGGACGCGGAAGGGCGCTGGCTGGCGGGGCTGCTCCCCGCGGGGAACCTGCGCGAGGGGCAGCGGATCTGGTCGCTGGTGGACCCCGGCTACGAGCCCATCGACTGGCAGCTCGACTTCAGGAGCGGCTACCGCTGGTCCGAGCGGACCTGGTCCGCGGACGTGCCGTACGGCCATCTCCCGGGCGTGGACGTCAAGGTCCCGTGGGAGCTGGCGCGCATGCAGCACCTGCCCCAGCTCGCGCTCGCGTTCGCCCTGGCGGGTGAGGGGGGTGCCGCTCGGCACGGCTTCCGGCCCCCGGAGGAGTACGCGCGGGAGTTCCGGAACCAGGTGCTCGACTTCGCCGCGACCAACCCCCCGCGCTTCGGCGTCCACTGGCGCTCGTCCATGGACGTGGGGATCCGCGCGGCCAACCTGCTGGCGGCGCGGGACCTGTTCATCGCCGCGGGCGCGCGCTTCGACGACGCGTTCGAGGCGGTGTTCCGGCGCTCGCTGCTGGAGCACGGCCGTCACGTGGTCCGCCACTTCGGGTGGTCGGACCAGCCGCGGGCGAACCACTACCTGTCGCACGTGGTGGGGCTCCTCTGGGTGGCCGCGTACCTCCCGCGCACCCCCGAGACGGACGCGTGGCTGGCCTTCGCGGCCCAGGAGCTGGTCGTGGAGGTGGAGCGGCAGTTCCACCCGGACGGCTCCAACTTCGAGGGCTCCACCGGATACCACCGGCTGGTCGGCGAGATGGTGGTCTACTCGACCACGCTGGTGCTGGGGCTCCCGGCGGAGAAGCGGCGCGCGCTGGCGGAGTACGACCACCGGCTCGTCCGGACCCGTCCCCGCGTTCGGCCGGCCCCCCTCCCGCTGCACGCGACGGACGGCGGCGATCCCACCCCGTTCCCGGCAGCGTACCTGGAGCGGCTGGAGCGGATGGCCGAGTTCACCCTGCACGTCACCAAGGCCGGCGGCCGGGTGGCCCAGGTGGGGGACAACGACAGTGGGCGCTTCTTCCGCCTCCTCCCCGCCCACGCGCGGATGACGGTCCGCGAGGCGCGCGAGCGGTACGCGCACCTGGAGGGGTACGCGGAGCTCCCGGACGAGGCCGCGTACTGGGACGAGCAGCCGCTCGACCACCGGCACTTCGTGTCCGCGGCGAACGGCCTCCTCGGCCGGACCGACCTCGCCGCGTTCGCGGGGCCGGGCGTCGAGCAGCGGGTGGTCGCCGGCCTGGCCCGGGGGGCGCGGATCCCCTCCAGCGGGTCCGGCCGGACACGCGCGGAGTCGGTCCGGGTGCCCGAGCACGATGCCCCGCTTCCGGCGGGCGCCCCGCTGCGCCACGAGACGCGCCTCCGCTTCGACGGTCCCGACCTGCGGACCGGGCTGCGGCTCCTGGCCTACCCGGACTTCGGCCTGTACCTCTTCCGCTCCGACCGGCTCTTCCTCGCGGTGCGATGCGGCTCCATCGGACAGGAGGGGAACGGGGGCCACGCGCACAACGACCAGCTCTCCGTGGAGCTGGCCGTGGACGGGCGCGACGTGCTGGCGGACCCGGGAAGCTTCCTCTACACGGCGCTCCCGGAGCTCCGCAACCGCTATCGCTCCGACCGCGCGCACCACGCCTTCCGCTCGCGCTCCCGCGAATCGGCGGGGCTGGGCGCGGGGCTCTTCACCCTCGGCGGGGATCCGCGGGCGCGCTGCCTCCGATTCGACGAGGCGGGCTTCGTGGGGATGCACACGGGGTTCGGCTTCCCGGTGGTGCGCCGGGTGGAGGTGCACGCCGACTCGGTGCGGGTGGAGGACCGGGTGTACGCCGCGCCGGGGACCGACGTCCTGCCCTTCTACCTGTGGACCGGCGAAGGGGACGTCCCCTTCTCGCCGGGCTACGGAAAGGTTCTGCGCGAGCCGTGA